The genomic region TGGGCCTCGGTGGTCGGCAGGACCGCGTCGTCGTCGGGATGGGTGGGGTCCAGAAGCGCCACGGCCGCCGGCCGCACTCCGCGCTCCTCCAGGAGTTCGACCACGGCGTGCGCGACCGGACCGCCCGAGGAGCGGGAGACGACGACGAAGGGGCGCTGCCCCGCGCAGCGCAGCACCGCGTCCGCCTGGGCCGCCAGCGCGGCTTCCAGCGTGGCGGGCAGGGGCTCCCCGTCACGGAAGCCGGGGTGCGGGACCACCTCGACGTCCCGGTGCCGGCCGATTCCCGCGGCCAGCCGGGCGAACTCCTGCGGGCCCGACGCCAGCACGATGGAGGGCAGGCAGACCAGGACCGGCGCGGGGACCCCCCGGCCGGACAGCACGACCGGTGCGTGCGCGGGCAGGTCGCCGTCGTCACCGGTGAACGCCGGCCGTACGAGCGCGGCCGTCTCCAGCAGCCGGAGTCCGTCGGCGGTCCGGCCCTGGCGACAGAACTCCCCGAACAGCGCGACGAGGCCGTCGGGGGTCTCCGTCTCCTCCACGGTGACCACTGCCGTGATCGACCCCGCGCCGGCCGTCCCGTCGGGGCCGGGCCTCACGGCACCGGACGCCGTGCCCTGGACCGGCAGGCGGTCCAGGAGGTGGCGGGCCATCGCGCGGGGCGTGGTGTGCTTGAACACCACGCCCGCCGGAAGCCGCAGCCCCGTGCTCCCGCCGAGATGGTTGCGCAGTTCGACCGCGGTGAGCGAGTCGAAGCCGATCTCCAGGAAGTCCCGGTCGGCGGCCACGTCCGCGGGTCGCGCGTGCCCCAGCACATCGGCCGTGGCCGTGCGCACGAGGTCGAGGAGCATCTCCTCCCTGTCCTCCTCCGCCGCGTCGGACAGCCGGCCGAGCAGGCCGTCGGAGTCGGTCGGCCGGTCGGCCGCCCGGCGCAGGGGTGTGCGGACCAGTCCGCGCAGCATCGTCGGTACGTCGGCACCGCGCAGGCTCCGGGCGGTCATCCCGGCGATGTCCAGCGGCGCGGCCAGCACGTGGGCGGCGTCAGCGGCGAGGGCCTCGTCGAACAGGCCGGCGCCGCGTTCCGAGGTGATCTGCTCGGCGATGCCCATACGCGCGTAGCGGTGCAGGTCGGCCTCCCCCAGGTGGGCGGTCAGCTGACTGCGTTCGGCCCACATGCCCCACCCGATGGTCGTGGCGGGCAGGCCCTGGGCACGACGCCGGTGGGCCAGGGCGTCCAGGTAGGCGTTGGCCGCGGCGTAGTTGGCCTGCCCGGGGTTGCCCAGGGTGCTGGCCGCGGACGAGAACAGGACGAACGCGTCCAGGTCGGCGTCGCGGGTGAGTTCGTGCAGGTTCAGCGAGGCGTCGACCTTGGGCCGCATCACGTGGTCGACGAGCGCGCGTGTCTGGGCCGTGAAGACCGCGCCGCCGACGGTGCCCGCGATGTGGACGACCGACCGCAGCGGCCGCTCGGCCGGAACGGAGTCGAGGACCGCGCGCAGGGCGTCGCGGTCCCCCGTGTCGCAGGCGGCGAACGTCAGGGAGGCGCCGAGGGCGGTCAGGTCGGCTCGCAGCTCCGGGCTGGTGCCCTCCTCGCCGCTACGGCTGACCAGGAGCAGGTGGCGCGCCCCGCGTTCGGCGACCAGGTGGCGCACCACCACGGCGCCCACCGTTCCGTTGGCGCCGGTCACGAGCACGGTGCCGTGCGCGCCCAGGTCCGGCACCACGGATCCCTCGGGTGCGGCCCGGACGAGCCGCGGCACGAGCAGGTCGCCCGAACGGAGCGCGACCTGGGGCTCCCGCCCGGCCAGCACCGCCCCCATGAGCGCGGGAGCGGTCGCGGCGTCGTCGGTGTCGACGATGACGCAGCGGTCGGGGAACTCCATCTGGACGGTGCGGGCCAGCCCCCACAGGGGCGCGTGGTCCAGGTCCGGCACCTCGTCGCCGTCCCCGGCGGCGACCGCGCCGCGGGTCAGCAGGACCAGCGGAAGGTCCTCCACGCGTTCGTCGGCGACCCACTCCTGGAGGAGGTCCAGGGCCCGGTAGGTGGCGGCGTAGGCCGCCGCCGCGGTGTGCTCGGGCGCGACGGCGGCGCAGGGCACGAGGACCGCCGAGGGCGCGGGTGCCCCGTCCGCCAGCGCGGCGTGCAGGGCGGCCGTGTCGGTGTGGGTGCTGACCCGGTGTCCCGCCGCGGCCAGGCCGTCGGCCAGGTGCAGGGGGTCCGGACCCAGGACCGCCAGCGGGGCCGGTTCCCCGGCCGGGGGCGGGGCCCCGGCGGGCGGGGTCCACACGACGCGGAAGAGGTCGTCGCCGCCCGAACGGGTGGCGGCCGCCAGCTGCGCGGGGCCGATGGGACGGGTCACCAGCGCGCCCACGGTGGCCACGGGCCGTCCGGAGGAGTCGGTCATGTCGAGGGCGACGGTGTCCGGTGCCGTGCGGCGCACGCGGACCCTGACGTGGGCCGCCCCCGCGGCGTGCAGTGTGACGTCGGACCAGGTGAAGGGGAGTCCGGCCGATTCGGCCAGGCTCGGTCCGTCGGCCGGCCCGGAGACGAAGGGCAGCGCGAGCGGATGCTGAGCGGAGTCCATCAGCGCCGGGTGCACCCCGAACCGGGCGGCGTCGGCGTCCTGTCCGTCCGGAAGCCTGATCTCCGCGTAGAGGTCGTCGCCGTCCCTCCACGCCGCGCGCATGCCGTTGAAGACCGGCCCGAAGGCATTGCCCAGCTCCGCGACCCGGGGATAGAAGTCGTCGACCGGGACCGGTGTGGCACCGGGCGGCGGCCAGGACCCCTCCGTGTTCGGGGCCTCCTGGCCGGTGGAGGTCCGGGTGAGCAGACCGCTGGCGTGCCGCGTCCACGGGGCCCCGTCGGCCCCGGAGGAGCGCGCGTGCACGGAGAGGGGGCGGCCGCCCTCGGCGTCCGGCGCGCCGACCCTGATCTGGATCTGTACGCCGCCCTCGGTGGGGAGGCCCAGGGGTGCGTGCAGCACCAGTTCCTCCACCCGCGCGAGGCCCACATGCGCGCCCGCGTGCAGCGCCATCTCCAGGAAGGCGGTGCCGGGGACCAGCACGGTGCCCAGTACCACGTGGTCGGCCATCCAGGGATGGCTGTCCACACCGATCCTGCCGGTGAAGAGGTACTCGTCGTCGTCGGCCAGGGACAGGACCGCCCCGAGCATCGGGTGTCCTGTGCCGCCCAGGCCCGCACGTGTGACATCGCCGTTCCCGGCCGACCCCGCGGCCCAGTAGTGCGAGCGCTGGAACGCGTAGGTGGGCAGTTCGACCACCCGCCGGCTCGGGATCACCGTCGTCCAGTCGACCCGGACCCCGTGCGTGTGCGCCCGTACGACCGAGGCCACGAAGCGGTCGGCGCCGCCCTCGTCCCTGGACAGCGTGCCCAGGACCACGGCACCGCCCGAGCCGGCGTCCT from Nocardiopsis aegyptia harbors:
- a CDS encoding type I polyketide synthase, with product MTQEDKFQDLARRLALDLRHARGRVEELEERRHEPIAVVGIGCRFPGGVTSPEGLWDLVERGKEAIADFPSDRGWDLDSLFDSDPDTPGTSYLRKGGFLYDATRFDAGFFGISPREAVAMDPQQRVALETSWEAVEHAGIDPSTLRGSPTGVYLGLVSQPYGPPIGHAGEELEGYLLTGVMPAVAAGRVAYSLGLEGPTLTVDTACSSSLTAIHLATRALRAGECGLALAGGVSVYTDTGPWVSFSRQRGLAPDGRCKAFSSGADGTSWSEGVGMLLLERLSVARENGHRVLGVLRGSALNQDGASSGLSVPNGLAQQRVIREALADARLTPGEIDLVEAHGTGTTLGDPIEANALLSAYGRDRSGGRPLAVGSLKSNIGHAGAAAGVGGVIKALMAMRHGTMPRTLHAEEPTAHVDWESGAVALLNEAEPWPETGRPRRAAVSSFGVSGTNAHLVLEHPGDGLAEDSDTEPAAAARPADVPAGARSMTWVLSGRTENALRDQAARLYDQVVDRPDQDPAAVGWSLATTRTAFEHRAAVVAPDREGLLRGLRSLVRGEPDDSVVQGTATGSRRTVFVFPGQGSQWQGMAVGLMDTSDVFAGRLDECERALAPYVDWSPSAVLRGEDGAPSLDRDDVVQPVLWAVMVSLAALWRAHGIEPDAVVGHSQGEIAAACVAGALSLDDAARVVALRSQAILELSGTGSMASIALAADEVRERLAGGEDDVHVAAVNGPASTVVAGEPEAVRRLVKEYESLGVHARLVPVEYASHTPHVERLRGRVLDALSGIAAREPVVPVYSSLTGGPLGDTAMDAGYWYRNLRHSVRFEEAARSLVTAGYDTFIEVSAHPVLGPALQQTCEDAGSGGAVVLGTLSRDEGGADRFVASVVRAHTHGVRVDWTTVIPSRRVVELPTYAFQRSHYWAAGSAGNGDVTRAGLGGTGHPMLGAVLSLADDDEYLFTGRIGVDSHPWMADHVVLGTVLVPGTAFLEMALHAGAHVGLARVEELVLHAPLGLPTEGGVQIQIRVGAPDAEGGRPLSVHARSSGADGAPWTRHASGLLTRTSTGQEAPNTEGSWPPPGATPVPVDDFYPRVAELGNAFGPVFNGMRAAWRDGDDLYAEIRLPDGQDADAARFGVHPALMDSAQHPLALPFVSGPADGPSLAESAGLPFTWSDVTLHAAGAAHVRVRVRRTAPDTVALDMTDSSGRPVATVGALVTRPIGPAQLAAATRSGGDDLFRVVWTPPAGAPPPAGEPAPLAVLGPDPLHLADGLAAAGHRVSTHTDTAALHAALADGAPAPSAVLVPCAAVAPEHTAAAAYAATYRALDLLQEWVADERVEDLPLVLLTRGAVAAGDGDEVPDLDHAPLWGLARTVQMEFPDRCVIVDTDDAATAPALMGAVLAGREPQVALRSGDLLVPRLVRAAPEGSVVPDLGAHGTVLVTGANGTVGAVVVRHLVAERGARHLLLVSRSGEEGTSPELRADLTALGASLTFAACDTGDRDALRAVLDSVPAERPLRSVVHIAGTVGGAVFTAQTRALVDHVMRPKVDASLNLHELTRDADLDAFVLFSSAASTLGNPGQANYAAANAYLDALAHRRRAQGLPATTIGWGMWAERSQLTAHLGEADLHRYARMGIAEQITSERGAGLFDEALAADAAHVLAAPLDIAGMTARSLRGADVPTMLRGLVRTPLRRAADRPTDSDGLLGRLSDAAEEDREEMLLDLVRTATADVLGHARPADVAADRDFLEIGFDSLTAVELRNHLGGSTGLRLPAGVVFKHTTPRAMARHLLDRLPVQGTASGAVRPGPDGTAGAGSITAVVTVEETETPDGLVALFGEFCRQGRTADGLRLLETAALVRPAFTGDDGDLPAHAPVVLSGRGVPAPVLVCLPSIVLASGPQEFARLAAGIGRHRDVEVVPHPGFRDGEPLPATLEAALAAQADAVLRCAGQRPFVVVSRSSGGPVAHAVVELLEERGVRPAAVALLDPTHPDDDAVLPTTEAQMIQRGGAMGLTDGVRLTAMGRYMRLFGDVRPRPIATPSVLLRPEEPITDRDGTAIPPFDWALPHSTVTVPGDHFTMLEDHADSVAVLLHEWLSERGL